Genomic segment of Nothobranchius furzeri strain GRZ-AD chromosome 12, NfurGRZ-RIMD1, whole genome shotgun sequence:
cgagggtccgtccgtggaccgtgcgtggcaggagaggcagttagctacaatggtaacgcaaaaagttcctttgcaaaatttataaagtctacatacctctgctttgggcccgttttttttcttcctccttccttcgctttcggaatgctgatcccgatggcttaggtgctcttttcatcgtaaaagatatcaaaagtttaaacgcgacgacaacaggatgtccttctgcagtgctacccacgcacgtgatctacggcacccttaacggtcaaatgcatcggagcggtggcccaagcgggagctcgtcatgcagccagatcattagaatttaaatattgatgttttaatttcatgtcatttcaaaggggaattttgagtatgtagagagtgcatttcatataacaaacaaatgtaacaaactttttttttttttttttttttttgcgccctatccatcagatggcgccccaggcggccgcctgtgtcgcctgtcagcAAAGCCGGCCctgaccatgcactctttgacaaactctccctccgaaaacggcttgctgtttttagctattttgtgggatatcacaaagctggtcctggttgctgcatccctggatgtgtgaagcttagtaaaaagccttgctgcttttgcaactttgctagcaaagcttcggatgtccgtgccctctcagcatcagacaagttcttggatttttccgagtgtttcttgtcgtaatgccgactcaaattgtagtccctaAACACGGcagtctcctccccgcaaaccaaacacacggctttacctccgacttcagtaaaaacaatacttagcagtccaatttttgttgaaaatcctgcattcggcatctttctttttttttgcatgagcggacatttctgggggctacaatcaccatgtcaaccgcggacacttgttgctatacgtattgcgtcattgtgcacgtaaaaaacaacttcaaaataaaagcaatgcagccttagcccatgcatgaggtaaaatgagaaaatacatttattttgtaatttccaattaaccttacgcgggccggtcaaagtcaaccaaagggccgtatgtggcccgcgggccgtaaaatgcccaggtttgaGCTAGAGCTttcacattgatctcagtgactggtgagttagaaacttgaccagtgtcATGTTTGACACCATtctgcagccctctactggccagattCTGCACTTGATAGTTTAGTGGAGCAGAAAGGTGCACAGGGGCTCTTTACCTGAGTTTTTATTTTCATGCTGAAGGTGAACATGTTCTTCAGCCCCAtcacctgcattagctgctggaCGGAAATGGACGGGAAAATGATCGGGTCAGAAAAGACCAGTCTCTCTTCGCCATGCGGAAAATGAGCATCTATAGACTCACCCAACTTGGGTCACGACTGGGgacggctgttgttgatttagggtCCAGGAGAGCCAGAGCATGTcttggcttgtagaagctaactgttagcattagcaactccacaacatggcagaacagatTCAGGCTTATTTTTGGAGATGAAACATGAACGTTGTTATTTTCCCCAAAAATGAAGAGTGAATGAAGGCAGCAGCAGAGTCatattgctgttggccaatcagggaTGAGAtgcttgcatatcatgaatatttatGAGTAAGACTCATAATCTCGTCGTTTTCCTGCCACCTAGTCCTCCcaagccagagctttttttctacTGAAGACAACTTGTaaagcattcattcattcatactagagaccacagtaaCTTTATTTAAGAGTGAGTGAATTAGAAATTTAGACATTCTTCAGGATTCTCTGGTAGAAGAGATTTGATTGTTCTGTTAGTTACAGCAAGTGATCCTGAAGCACCAAAGCAACcccgaccatcacactaccaccaccatgtttgcccTTTGGTGGGATGTTTTTCTTAGTGTTAGTTTTCTACAAGATAATACGAGAGACGCACTCCCTCAAAAAGCTCCGCTGTCTTGGGATTCATGATGGCAGGTGTTTGCGGTCCTTTAGTTTGTTGAGGTTTTGCCTCAAATCGCTCCTTTAGATGgtattttaaaatttttattgtCTTGACCTTGAACAGTTGAGACCATGAAGAGCATTCTGTGCTTTTCTGGGTTCTTATACTCTCGAGTTGAAGAGGATTTAAATCTGGTTGTCCATTGACTTTCATAAGATTTCATTCACCAGAGAAGGTTTTTTTCCCTCATACCTAAAAGACGATAGGACCtataagtagggatgggtactttttgacatttgaatcgatactgtacctattcccggtacctacgaatcgataccagtacttaacagtaccaatttttgatacttttgagtgtttaataattatttaaattactttttaaattacatatatattgtttttccaatatataaccatatttgataaatatcatgatacaactgtttgtattttttcatcgtagtgttgtataaaattcttcattatgaaaacctttaacaacaactgtttctaaattatgcaaaaacaaacccagctccatggactcctaatcctcttctatgCCCTCTGGAATTACTCTAATGAGGAGACCAtatattataaactacaaattaaACTAAAGCAAACGTCGATGccgtacaacagtttgtattataATATCGTGGTGTTCCAAAAACTAAACCCAGCTTCATGTactccttttcctctcctttctcctctggacaaactttatgatggtgggtccttgtagttttataaactacaaattacactgaagcaaacatctttgctatgaactaaatttactgtgtatcttcgttccttttgccgttcattttcaaactgaatttccgaggagaaagtgaacgcaccattagctatgtaTAACCAAAACTAAActgtcaagctaacgttatcttaaacagtttatttagctgctggagcagattaagatgcctcatCCTCAGATCTttatcgctggtttcatcatcacccagtagcCCATCGCATTTGGTGATGGGCCCAAACTTCAGAACGCTTCCTCTctttgtttacagctcgcccacaTTGACTGACGACGTTACGCTCTTGCGCATGGCAcaagtaccgaaacaaggcaccgtttcatatgaCATGAATTGGTACTCagttggtactatggaattcggtcggtgccttaaaaagtaccaaatttggTGTTCATCCCTACCTATAAGACCTACGGGGTAACCTACACAATCTCTGGAAATATGCTTATGTACTCTGTCTTATCTGCAGTTAATTGTGGTTAGAATCTCAAATGAAATGCACGTATCTGTGTTCTTTTGTGTTTCCCAACAGGGCAGCAGGGTCTTTCAACTGAAGACCTGGTTAGCCAggagctttttttattttttttacaacttcAACCATGTGTTCCACTAATCCTTCTAACTGGGTCACTTTTGATGAAGATAGCACGCCACTCCAATCTCCTCCAAAGCCTCTGCAGTCGCCAGATCTTCTCAAAACTTCGGTACCACGTCCCAATGGTTTGAAGCTGGTACTTCCTCCAATTAAAGACACTTCTTGGAGCTTCAATTGTTCCCTGGAATCCCCTCAAAACCACTCGAGTTTGAGTAGAAAATCTTCTGCACCCTTTTGCACTTCTGTGAGCAGAGCTCCTAGTAGCGTGTCCTCATTTCACACCAAATCCAGCCAAAGCAATACTTTTTCACGGAGTTTCTCTAGCCCGTCGGGCATCACTGTTCCCGCTCCTGCGCCAGAAATCCCAAGTCACAGCTCGGATGGGCCGAGCCTTTTCCCCTCTTTCCAGAAGAACTCAGGACATTATAATCCTTTTTGGGACAATTCCAGAGACGGCACAGATTTGTGTGACTCCTCTTCGGACTCCGACACAGACACCAGTCTTCCGCGTTTCTTCATTCGTACCAAAGACGGCAGTGAGCCTCCACGAGATCAACTCCAGAACTCATTTTCTTTTGTTAGCAACAAGCTGCAAGATCTACGGACAGGGACGGATGAAGACGTAGATGCACAGAAAGGCGATGGGAGGCGGCTGAGCTACAGATGGGAGTTGTTGGGTGAAGGTTCAACTCAGTTTGTTCCTCGGGGGCTGTTTCGCAGCCAGAAGAGAGATGGCTGGCCTATCCTGCTCAGGATTCCTGAAAAAAAGAACCGCATGTCTTCTCGACAGTGGGGGCCCATCTATCTCCGCCTATTGCCTGGAGGCGTGCTGCAGATGTACTTCGAGAAAGGCCTGGAGAAGCCATTCAAAGAGTTCCAGCTCCTTCCTCAGTGCAGGCTCTCACATCTCAAAGTGGAAAGCTACAGCGAGCCTCGAAAGGTCCTTACGGTCAAGGTGGAACACTTCTCCTACACAGAAAAGAAACGTTACCATCCAAAGCAGGAGGTGACTCACGACGCAGAGGTGGAACAGCTGCTCAAGTTTGGATCAACAGTCCACAGCGACATGGAGGACCTGGTCGTATCAATAGAGGAAGAGCTCTTCAAACTGAGCGTGCCCCACCAGCAGAGGCGGAACTACGAGGAGCAGGAGCTGTCGTTGCAGATCACCGATCACATC
This window contains:
- the ston1 gene encoding stonin-1, giving the protein MCSTNPSNWVTFDEDSTPLQSPPKPLQSPDLLKTSVPRPNGLKLVLPPIKDTSWSFNCSLESPQNHSSLSRKSSAPFCTSVSRAPSSVSSFHTKSSQSNTFSRSFSSPSGITVPAPAPEIPSHSSDGPSLFPSFQKNSGHYNPFWDNSRDGTDLCDSSSDSDTDTSLPRFFIRTKDGSEPPRDQLQNSFSFVSNKLQDLRTGTDEDVDAQKGDGRRLSYRWELLGEGSTQFVPRGLFRSQKRDGWPILLRIPEKKNRMSSRQWGPIYLRLLPGGVLQMYFEKGLEKPFKEFQLLPQCRLSHLKVESYSEPRKVLTVKVEHFSYTEKKRYHPKQEVTHDAEVEQLLKFGSTVHSDMEDLVVSIEEELFKLSVPHQQRRNYEEQELSLQITDHIWILMDTSGGVKERAAITQIHCLAFLSGQGDCFLALNDLGLLQFDSSYGFDKASEVWMEIADCHFHQCVNEAEFQRSRLIKFSPPDACRAELMRYKTTFLGCTEIPFSVKAVVTVQGAYVELQVFLSMSSTFLSSIRVSDIHYPLCENVVIRVPAPGNWVKVTQTVALLRQRSLKSRMNRNACLGSITSADSQPVMQVSIGSVKYENVYSAVVWKIDRLPAKNTAVNHPHSFSCKLELGSDQEIPSDWYPFVTMECEIMGAVVSQTRVKSLGTVNDIQPQKHVTSWTRYHCQVEVEKKWIETESQRQSACMTQ